In Euphorbia lathyris chromosome 10, ddEupLath1.1, whole genome shotgun sequence, the DNA window ataattctaacactaagcagccaacttccaaacctcgcctaatcggtcagtaacattctctatatcctgtactttctcacctaaaaacattaaaacatttaaaaacgtgagacaaaaatctcagtaagaaactatcagccataaaaaccaaatttacttaacatagctacatatatacatttataaagggatttaatcaaaactttataaaatatactcaaaacttaagtttataagatagtcatcaaaaccttagaaaatatactcaaaacttaagttcataaaataaaatttgtgttatccatcctcgaattccacccgtgtagatcataacatcaatcatgacaatatcgagatatctcatttatatctcgttccttgcctaacagttaggactaccagccatgcactctggccataccgtcattagatatggtcttacaacttacaactcctaccccgggcaatcctagatggacaaaaccattttatctgtcaaaatatcacaactcatgaAAATCAtattggacttcaatccaaaataataacaacaataaccgcaacagatttctcaatccaaaaacaattcgtaagaaatcatcaaattcattttattcaatatatatatacattgaaaccaaaaacatatatgtatatatgtaaatcaaccaaattaagccttaaatcaacataatcaagtaaaatctgaaattcacatagaagcatagtcaatagcttcatttgaaccataatttcacaataaaaaacaaaatcgtgaaaaattccaattttacaaaattcttgcataaccttaaaatatcactgtctgaaaattctttgattatatatatatatctatatacataaaactcaaaatatagttgatagttacttaccttggctactaattgaccCGATCGATTCTTCtttaaattctgtctaagacgtttcccttcaaacactgccgaaacttaaAATCTCTTCGGTTGgaacttagatctatacataaggatgctatggttccaatttcgagtgattcggatgatcgaatctccgtaaatcaaagaaacggtagagaaacggttcagagaaaactgatgaatttgaaatgaattgaaaaaaaaagaaaagaaaaataaaaagaaaaggatGTGATCACCGCCTAAAACTCAAATATGGAAAATATcatgtttgatcctccatctttctataatcttttaaaaattaccctaaacttttaactgacacctaaaaccatcaaattaactccaaaacTTCTCCCATAGctctaaataaaaatcacacacccaataattataatatatactaatatcaaaatataaattctagaaatttagatacggacgtgacaattctccccaccttaagaaattttgtcctcgaaattcacattctctaatctaaattttcttcctcaaatatctccaagatcacaaaattatttcaaattattaagattcctcataatcatcataagaccacaaattctaatgtttccttccattaactccatgatttatccatatccacatcactGTAACTATCATTTAAATACAACTCTTcgtaactctaaacttcaacctagtcaattccatcaccaataaatccacaataaaacttcaaatattatatattcaattttatatcaTATGATATACTTTATATTCATATcttcctaacatacaccaaatctcactttaataaattgaaatcacaattgattccatcaattgcatatttttttttaaaaaaaattgcgcaatgcacttacattaaagaagaaagaaaaatccccaccagacccggatgtgattcgaacccatgacctcccaaggcataggtaagctctcaaccactaggctaagagcttcatcacagattccatcaattgcatatatatcaaatatatttcacataTCTCAAAGTTCTACAGACTTcaaaaaaatatcacttttgaaccgctaatatgtatgatattatatttttcattGACCTTTAAATAATCCgaatcaatgatttgcatcagcatataatcttacttcatcataataataatacttatatctataatttttcaatcCAATCATGGTTCGTATCATTAACttcaatcatcatcatcaatcaaatataaacctcattatgatgatacaatttcctatcaataagagtcacttcataaaatcttaatatcaacatcactcttataactcctcaaaatcaattaagctaacatgctatttttttttccttataaTCATCACTGTATATACCATCAATCCAACCAAATAAACTTTAACCATCTCTCCAAACTATATAGTCAAGGAATATATGGTACCTAAATTACGacaatcaatgtttttttttcctgtcttctccaaactccaaataatatctttacacccataaaagttaataaatctataatatcattcgattttcttatttgacctataaacactcaattgaatccttatataaacttaaactacaatcacacaaacttcaactaaaaataactttcttaatttcctacctcaaactaTGCTTAAGATTAgaaaaatttgtcctcaaaattcatatcttaattatttccccaaacactatttaagcttaccaaattttcatatttaatcatcaaatgatgaactctaatatattctcccactttacttctcattgatcactaacatcggtatctctcgaaacatcatttatataactctcaataattctaaacctcaacccaatgaagttcaccaataaaacaataatttaaatttcagatctcatttattcaacttaagattctataatacactaaattcatgttataatctcctaattattaatcaacttccaaacccattaaatgaaacctccatattttatctttctcaatcccatatctattatcttcaattgatcactttatcatttcctcaattTCCTATATTCCTAAGAAGACCAACTTATCATGTAAACCGGTAGCAGTGTCTctcaaataaatagaaaaaaatcaaaacaaaaaccaaattccgGTTGATAGCTAAAAAGACCAACAGATGTCGTTTCCAGCCTAACttcttcatacggagtccgattaaggcgattcaaaaacccctgaaaacataagacaaaaataaagaactttcatttaggactttatgacagattcggcctatatctggtcgaaaaatgcatcataagattcagatacgaatctgattctcccgcaacacctatatagacaattctctattatctatagctcaaagttataatttactcatatctcatatatatatggttGTAAACTAattattaaactctcaaatatcaactCCAAGTCATACTTAATATCATGCATGTAACTTATCTCgccaaatataaaataatttactaatttccatacacccaatattttactaaccatcaaatatcatttctacccctcattagctagttactcaatcctcgaaaaattccaaataatttcttagctttcaccaaatatccatattcctcaattactatcgattatttcttagctatcaccaaatattcatattcctcaattactatcgattatttcttaggtataaccaaatatcgatattcctcaattactatcaaccttaggtccgaagaatttaacctagagctccaaactgtcacacccgaccctagacaaCCTCAATCAGCATcgagcgtgaaatagaaagatcataatcaatacttaggagtctccaatttatccaaatatcataatatcatatttattcTGGCCTTCCTcttcaatatatattctaaaataattcatattcctactacattagtcattcgaggacctcaacatatatttaccaactccattatattacaattcaaatactaaagttctaatcaTAATTCTAACACTAAGCagtcaacttccaaacctcgcctaatcggtcagtaaccttctctatatcctgtactttctcatctaaaaacattaaaacatttaaaaacgtgagacaaaaatctcagtaagaaactatcagccataaaaactaaatttacttaacatagctacatatatacatttataaagggatttaatcaaaactttataaaatatactcaaaacttaagtttataagatagtcatcaaaaccttataaaatatactcaaaacttaagttcataaaataaaatttgtaaatgtgtatccatcctcgaattccacccgtgtagatcataacatcaattataacaatatcgagatatatcatttatatctcgtgccttgcctaacagttaggactaccagccgtgcactctcgCCATACCGTcattagatatggtcttacaacttacaactcctatcCCGGGCAATcttagatggacaaaaccattttatctgtcaaaatatcacaactcatgaAAATCATATTggatttcaatccaaaataataacaacaataaccgcaacagatttctcaatccaaaaacaattcgtaagaaatcatcaaattcattttattcaatatatatatacattgaaaccaaaaacatatatgtatatacgtaaatcaaccaaattaagccttaaatcaacataatcaagtaaaacctgaaattcacatagaagcatagtcaatagcttcatttgaaccataatttcacaataaaaagcaaaatcgtgaaaaatttcaattttacaaaattcttgcataaccttaaaatatcactgtctaaaaattctttgattatatatatatatatatatatatatataaatataaaactcaaaatatagttgatagttatttaccttggctactaattgaccCGATCGATTtttctctaaattctgtctaagacgtttcccatCAAACACTGCCAAAActtaaaaactcttcggttaggacttagatctatacataaggatgctatggttccaatttcgagtgattcggacggtcgaatctccgtaaatcaaagaaacggtggagaaacggttcagagaaaactgatgaatttgaaatgaattgaaaaagaaaaaaaagaaaaataaaaagaaaaggatGATGACCGCCTAACCATTTGAGAAATATATCTCAAATATAGAAAATATCAGGTTTGATCCtcaatctttatataatcttttaaaaattactatAAACTTTTAACTGAcacctaaaaccatcaaattaactccaaacttctTCCATAGctctaaataaaaatcatacacccaataattataatatatactaataccaaaatataaattctagaaatttagatacGGACGTGACGGTAGGGGCCAAACAAACCACAATATCCATACAAAGAAATAATAGAGAAAAGAGGAAAAGATCATATGACCCTTAGACCGCTTAAATCTTCACTATAGAATGCTTACAATTTTTAAATGGGCaaaactgtaaaaaaaaagaaaaactcttTCACACTCACAGACTCAAAGCCCAAATTAAACCATATCTAgtagtaaattaaaattaaaaagtgcAATTATTACggaataatataataaatataaatcacACTCCCTCTGTTCtattctataacacattttacaaaatgatttttttttttaaaatataaatcgtTTTGGTTTTTAAAgaatttttagtataatttttttggtccaaatattaaatattttgttttgatctatgtgttttttttaatatttcaatgtttattGCCCAACCATTGCatgataaataattttttaaagttaattaatgtaagtttattaatttgactctacattaattttatttcttaatttgtatgAAAATCTCTATAATGACTTAGAGCTCTCCAACAAcctcttaaattggctcttaagttaaaatttgaggatggagaatgaaaaatcagctccaacaatCTCTTAGTGACTCCTCAAATTACTAAGAACATCTTCatcatctctattaatagagagcctatctccacctcttagtgtctcttaattcattttttattaatacttTATTATTGAGGACTCGTAGTGCATCGGGCcgccttttattattattattattgaggaCTCTATCTCctctcactattggtaaatataacaacaattaataattttaagggtaaataatttattagtcccttcctttttacctaacacactgtttagtccatctattttgaaaaacacactATAAGAtccctatcttttgtcaatattaacctcTTGGTCCTTTTGTCTAATTTTGTTTTTAGCTTTTTAACCATTATGTTTAGCATAAATAAGCAGCcagaaaataacagaataaCATGACCATTTTGTATTTACTATAACTGTCCTGAaaactaagatatgttcggttaaaaatctaaaaaaactagacaaaaggatcaaattgttaatattgacaaaagatagggacctaataatgtgtttttcaaaatagagggactaaacaatgtattaggtaaaaatacaaggactaataaattatttaccctaattttaatgataaaataataaataaagagtgaatataaggagtattgttggagatgatatgtcttagtcactcttaaatcattaggagtcaattatttatattatttttagagagtgcactAATAGTCTCCTGGAGATGCTCTTatattggccctgtttgggaattagttgttagctgttagctgattacattactgttagttgattacattagctgatttgactagctgtttgtgtagacctgtttcgtaaaaattagctgattaataatagcggtttgtgcaaaaagacaaataagggcatttctttttttaatacataaaaatatacataaaataattagggtaaaagaagtccattaattttaatatgcaaaacgctaattgaaaaagctcctaaaatgagATTTTTCTAAactagcgttttcatcccaaaactttctcccaaacctctctccaccaaacactccaatcagcggtttcagtggtcaaaccgctaaagttggtcaaaaccgttctttttatcccaaaacgctctttaccaaatagGGCTATTATGGGACTGAGATCGTAATATAAATcaaatatttatttgtttttttaattgatataaataattttgtgtatatatataggaagttttttttttttaacgagATTAacttaaaaaatgataaattaatcaattaaataattttatgtaTCTATTAGGAAGTTTCATTTTAACGAGATTAActtaaaaaactataaaattaaaattaaaattaacttaGTGCTGAAGGAGATACTAAAATTTCTCTCTCATTTGGAGTCGGTTATTTATTACAGAATAAAAGGCTACTACACTCCACTACTCCATTTTGCAGTGCCTGCAAGCTGCAGACAACCGTACGCCGTCGCTTCACCGCCCTCAAAGGTgtctttcttcctcctcctccgccTTCAGATTTTCACTGCCTCCAGTTTTTCCTCCTTCCTCTGCCTCTCTCCTCGCCTTTGAATCACTGTAAGTCCTTTCTGGTTTCCCCCTGTAACAGTGTTTCTACTTAATTCTGGAAATTGCTCTGTTTTTAAAAGCTTTGAAAACATCGCCGCTTGTTGAACAATGGAGGAGGTCTCTTCTTATCTTGGAGAGGTGAAAAGGAAAATCGAAATGTATGGTTTGTACATGCGAAAGATAGTTTagtctctctctttttttttttttttttttttttcccgtTCTTCTGACCTCAAGCACAGTGTTAACCTAGAATTTTGTACGATAACAATTGTAATCCAGAAATTTCTTTGTTCCGTGTTGCTTCTATTGCGGAAGAAAACAGAATTTTGAGTTTTCAACTTGAAATTGTAGCTGATGAGACAGGGTTTGCTTCTTTTTGGTTGAGAAATTTTAGGGAAAAAAGGAGTTGAAGTTGGAGGAGAACCAGAGTATGGAGCCCGAAAGTACCTGCAATCCAAAGGTATTGGGGAGTGCGCGTAGTTATAGGAAATGCTTTAGCTCAGACGTGAAGAAAGGGAAGGCTCCTGGTACGATTATGCTTTTCCGAATTTCTTTGAGAGAAAGCATCTCAGATTTGCCTTTAAGTTAATGATCTCAGCTTTACATTTTTCTAACAATTTGATAGGAGAACCGGACACTGAAAAGTGTTCTTTCAAAAAGAAGAGCCAAAATGTGAACTGCCCGTTGCGATGGAGTGATTTCAAACCAAGGGCCAGCCGCAGAAGAAATCAATTTTGGCTTGATAGGGGAAACAAAGAAAACAAAGTGTCTGGTACAGATTCTTTAACTATTAACAGTTTTTTAATTGCATTTTATTTCAGAAGGTTAAGTGTTTGCTAATTCATAGTCATAGTTCTCCCAGAGTGTAATTGGTGTTGaatgttttatgtttttttttggtttttggtttgtCCTATCCATGCCTGAAAATGCTGGTAAGTTGCATTAGGCTTAGCTGTTACTAATGATTTTTTCAACTACATAGGCCTACCATTTTAAGTTTTGAGTCTTGTTAGGCTGTAGTCATTCACTAGCAGATTTTATCATATACCTGTTCTTTTCGCTGCTTGTGTTTCTGAgttaatattatatcatctcTCCTGTTCCTAGCTAATCCATTTGCcaggtattaatttaaattatgattTGTGCATTAGTTAGTTTCCATCTAGGATTTACTTCCATAATAGTAGTTTCTATTTAGCATGCATTAATTAGTTACTCCCTCCTGTTCATAttaattgtcacatttgaccaaaTTATACATATTAAAGAAATGATTGATTTGCattaaatttatagaaaatagACTAATATAcctcttatctttcttcattaATAATCCTCATTTTCCGTTACGTTCATTAAACTACACCATTCTTGATACCTTGAAAACTTAAAATGACTTTTGAAAAAGAAAACTTCAAATGACAAAAAGAGTAATTAAGGCTAAACTCAttaattgagatttttttttgaagctcattgatagggataaaataggaaaaatttaCATGGATTATCTAACGTGACAAATAACATGAACCAAGAAAAATCTTCTCAGCATCGTTTAGAATAGGTCTTGATATCCGCAATTAGCGGTTATTCTCTATTTGGGAGATAggacggggtgtttgttagaagggatataggaggtgggatagggataaaaaatacGAGATAAGTTATTCCGTGTTTGTTTAGGAGATAGAAGAATGAGACGGATGAGGGATAagcctcttatccctcaaatcctatacccaggagggggtggtataaggaggtgggataagctcgtgtgattttaataggatggaaaagtccatcttatccctcaaattaatgttatgtagtttaaatagggttaaaatagtaaaatgtattattttatccctatccccatcccacgtaccaaacattggATAATAATTcacgactatcatatttttatccttatcccaaccatttatccttatccctatcccaacctttatccctatcccaatataATACCAAACGCCCCGGGAGGGTTGAGACAAAGGAGGGATAAACTCCTTATCCCACTAAAGTTATACCTAGATGGAAAAATCTAATTTGTCCCtcagattttattatttattctatttGTTGTGTTTAGAAAATTCATTAGTGTTCCAAATATTTCTcaagttaattttaattttgaacttttgaatgaaattaattatactACAGTAATATATGGGTCTATTTAAATTTGGAAAGGGTAATATAGTAAAATGAATTATTTTATCCCTGTCCTATCCTACATACGGGATAATAAATCatcctattttatttttatccttatcccaatgTTTTACCCTATCTCAACATTTATCCCTACcccctatcccaatagaataccaaacgccgaGTAAGAGATCGTGGAGTTCTGCTCCTAATAATTCTGAGATCATGGGGTTCTCTCTTAACGAGCTCCTAACAATTTTGACATCGTGGGGTTCTCTCTTAACGAGTTCCTAACCACTTCATCAACATCGGTAAGGAAATGAAAACTTTTAAGCATTCTTTTCTAGAGGATTTCAGGGGTCAAGGCACCATAACTAGATCCCAAACCGTGTTCATAACAGTTTTATGATCTAAAGCACGTTTATATCTGTACAGAATGACACATCAATAGGTTTGGATTTTTAATAGCATGCTGGTTTTTAGATGTCTTTGTGCATTTGTTGTATTCGAGTTCTGTTACTAACGGGATAAAATAAAACCCGTGTAGATGATGTTTCAATCTGAATATGCTATATTTAGTGTGGGACGACCGCTTCTTTTATAAAATAGGATTAAAGCCCTATTTGGCCACGCGGTGTTCACAATTTTGTCATTTACCCcattttggatgaaataaattTAACCCGTTTTGGGTGAACATTTAACccatttttaatgaaaatttatccaatttgttAATTAGAACAATTGGCTTAAAAGTTGTGTCATGCAGAAGATTTAACAAATCGGATATTTTTTCATCCAAAATGGGTCAACTGTCAATAATTCAGGGCAAAGGTTACCAAATGATACACAGGACAAATGACAAATAAGCCTTTATGCCTATAAAATACAATATAGATCACAAGGATTCCCTTGTGCTTGCAAAACAACACTTGCAATTTGACTGCAAGGAACATGAGATGAAATATATTTATTCCAAATTGCTCAAATATTTAAGAGGAACTTTGGATGTCATGCAGAGAATATTAAAACCGCTAAGGAGTTAAATCATGTTAAGGATTCAACATCAACCTTATCTGACCGGCAGGGCCTAGAAGAAAAAGCAAGGAAACGGAGACTGCAAGGCCTGGAAGAAAAAGTGAAGAAACGGAGACTGCAGAAACAGACTCTTGCAAATCAACTGCTAGAGTTGGAAGAGGGAGAGATACCGCCAAGTACAAGTCCTAAAAATGATTTTGGTTCAACATCTGACAAGAGTGATTTAGAAGAAGAGGTAACTGGAGAGACTAAGAGGCAGACTTTCATTGATATTTTGAAGGATTTAGAAGAAGGTAGGATACCAACTCGTTCACACTGTACCAATGATTCTTTCCAGAAAGTTTCAAGAAAGGGGAAAATATCAATGAACTCTCAAAGCAGTGGCGTTTTGGATAACTTGGTGGATACGGAAAATGGGGAGATAGTAGCAGGTCCTCATAATCAGATGTTAATTAACAAGCTTAAGGAAGGGTGGGATGATCGTAACTGTCAAACAGGAATTCCACAAAAAGGTCTTGGAACTTCACAGCTAACATCAAGGGATATGGAGGAGCAACTCACAACTGAAAATGAGATCGTCCAATTGGGAAAAAAAACTGAGAGACCAGTTACAATGGCGGATGATCCTAATTGTCGAAAAAGAATTCCACAAAAAAGTGATGGAACTTCACAGCTAAGATCAACGGATAAGGAGGTGCAATCCAAAACTGAAAATGAGATCGTCCAATTGGGAAAAAAAACTGAGAGACCAGTTACGATGGCGGATGATCCTAATTGTCGAAAAGGAATTCCACAAAAAAGTGATGGGACTTCACAGCTAAGATCAACTGATAAGGAGGAGCAAAGGAAAACTGAAAATGAGATCGTCCAATTGGGACAAAGAACTGAGAGACCAGTTACAATGGCTGATGATCCTAATTGTCGAAAAGGAATTCCACAAAATAGTGATGGGACTTCACAGCTAAGATCAACTGATAAGGAGGAGCAAAGGAAAACTGAAAATGAGATCGTCCAATTGGGACAAAGAACTGAGAGACCAGTTACAATGGCTGATGATCCTAATTGTCGAAAAGGAATTCCACAAAAAAGTGATGGGACTTCACAGCTAAGATCAACTGATAAGGAGGAGCAAAGGAAAACTGAAAATGAGATCGTCCAATTGGGACAAAGAACTGAGAGACCAATTACAATGGCAAATGATCTTAATTTTCGGACAGAAATTCCACAAAAAGGTAACAGAACTTCACAGGTAATGCCGAGTATGGAGAAGCAACTCAACACCACCGAGAATGAGATTGTCCAAATGAGGAAAGAAACTAAGAGACCAGTTACAACATTGGATGGTCTTTGCTTTTCAGACTCTGAATTCAAGGTAGATAAAGTTCAATCTACTGATGTCGCAGCTACATGTTCTGGTTCCCCAAATGTGCCAGCTCGTGCTTCTGATGTTTTGCTTGATAGAAAGGAACTCTCTACTTCACCTGTTGAAACAGTAATTGTTGTCGAGTCAGATACTGATAGTGATGTTGTGGAACTAACTGACCGGAAAAGTGTTACATCTACTTGTAatgtgaagaagaagaacaatgaAGTTAACAGTTCCATCAATGGCCTTAAGGATGGAGCTACTAGATCAACTTCTGTGGAAAAGCTGAGTCCTGCCCAAAATGATCAAATATCTGATTCTGTTGCAAGATCTTC includes these proteins:
- the LOC136208709 gene encoding uncharacterized protein, with amino-acid sequence MEPESTCNPKVLGSARSYRKCFSSDVKKGKAPGEPDTEKCSFKKKSQNVNCPLRWSDFKPRASRRRNQFWLDRGNKENKVSENIKTAKELNHVKDSTSTLSDRQGLEEKARKRRLQGLEEKVKKRRLQKQTLANQLLELEEGEIPPSTSPKNDFGSTSDKSDLEEEVTGETKRQTFIDILKDLEEGRIPTRSHCTNDSFQKVSRKGKISMNSQSSGVLDNLVDTENGEIVAGPHNQMLINKLKEGWDDRNCQTGIPQKGLGTSQLTSRDMEEQLTTENEIVQLGKKTERPVTMADDPNCRKRIPQKSDGTSQLRSTDKEVQSKTENEIVQLGKKTERPVTMADDPNCRKGIPQKSDGTSQLRSTDKEEQRKTENEIVQLGQRTERPVTMADDPNCRKGIPQNSDGTSQLRSTDKEEQRKTENEIVQLGQRTERPVTMADDPNCRKGIPQKSDGTSQLRSTDKEEQRKTENEIVQLGQRTERPITMANDLNFRTEIPQKGNRTSQVMPSMEKQLNTTENEIVQMRKETKRPVTTLDGLCFSDSEFKVDKVQSTDVAATCSGSPNVPARASDVLLDRKELSTSPVETVIVVESDTDSDVVELTDRKSVTSTCNVKKKNNEVNSSINGLKDGATRSTSVEKLSPAQNDQISDSVARSSEDPQSTLDEVATVDQAAECSGETIPARNMQNTEVRSYSRNGASRSTSVEKQSVYNNKDIVDSIVQSSENLRSSTHGVIMVDQPVECSSHALPVQEQSAPNEVAVTPVYTESHLQFTGTSTSVVPPDVSAVQSTSITFNQPPIPSVSSSLQSGSLQCPQYVGRHIASPEVQASTQPSSEEAVQLSTPPIVDLQQPQFRSVQTSQNDMHFHGSGSRTNSQDFRSMATSLASMNANLMLPGRAQLLSCDPLHNELERLQKHHEQDLKMHEAMMLHMKCKRDEAIEEIIKKYEILFQDAEAALQHKTTDYKAKFEKVFLNKLLANALIESIRQNNHNREASTSDTRQAASNATNLVQNPTQMPAVRLDHRPPVIAPFRPVINQPSPVPARPFSGHMDCSNGLSQSGYGFRVAAPHLRAVRPTLNSLIFNGGEFIQHSPMSFDNP